One Dermacentor silvarum isolate Dsil-2018 chromosome 10, BIME_Dsil_1.4, whole genome shotgun sequence genomic window carries:
- the LOC119431048 gene encoding keratin-associated protein 19-2-like yields MKLIPTLSGLLLLLVASTVAFKTKKLLALAALSHAGLGGIGGLGLLGLAGLHHHHGHHGGYHGGGYQGGYYGHGYGHGYGHGYGHGYGWPSYGYGYGYGWPSFGGYGGYGGYGGYGGYGWW; encoded by the coding sequence ACGCTGTCCGGACTTCTGCTGTTGCTGGTTGCGAGCACCGTAGCGTTCAAGACCAAGAAGCTTCTGGCTCTGGCCGCGCTGAGTCATGCGGGTTTGGGTGGCATTGGAGGGCTCGGCCTTCTTGGGCTGGCCGGTCTGCATCACCACCACGGACACCACGGCGGATACCACGGCGGCGGATACCAAGGCGGATACTATGGCCACGGATATGGCCATGGTTACGGCCATGGTTACGGTCACGGCTATGGGTGGCCTTCTTATGGATACGGCTACGGATACGGGTGGCCCTCGTTCGGCGGTTACGGAGGCTACGGCGGTTACGGAGGCTATGGTGGTTACGGATGGTGGTGA